A region from the Gossypium hirsutum isolate 1008001.06 chromosome A08, Gossypium_hirsutum_v2.1, whole genome shotgun sequence genome encodes:
- the LOC107929451 gene encoding arabinosyltransferase XEG113 isoform X2, producing MGGWRNAVQEAAASKPLFLTIYTTIIVGIVATSFYVFSAIYSPSASTSTQSISTSWLSSPPLSQNKASQPGSNQLKTIWQAPPSNSKMPPLESFKLTKELVGERAKDNVIIVTFGNFAFMDFILTWVKHLTDLDVSNLLVGAMDTKLLEALYWKGVPVFDMGSHMSTIDVGWGSPTFHKMGREKVLLINAILPFGYELLMCDTDMVWLKDPLPYLAQYPDADILTSSDQVVPTVVDDRLADWKQVGAAYNIGIFHWRPTEPAIKLAKEWKDMLLADDKIWDQNGFNELARKQTGPAIDDDSGLFYAFDGTLKLGILPESIFCSGHTYFVQAMYEQLRLEPYALHTTFQYGGTEGKRHRLREAMVFYDPPEYYDAPGGFLSFKPSIPKSLLLDGEHNLESHFSLINYQMKQIRSALAIASLLNRTLVMPPLWCRLDRLWFSHPGVLEGSMTRQPFLCPLDHVFEVNVMLKDLPQEEFGPAINIREYSFLNNPLLPQQVKESWLDVQLCQEGTEDCHASSNTSRPGLLRFPKNSTEEMFKTVFSSFKDVKVIQFSSMQGAFYSFTDKTREEKFTNRMKRYVGIWCCVENHTPGHIYYDMYWDEKPGWKPAPPQTPEEDHPPF from the exons ATGGGGGGATGGAGAAACGCGGTTCAAGAAGCTGCTGCTTCCAAACCGCTGTTTCTGACGATATACACCACCATTATCGTGGGGATAGTGGCGACTTCTTTTTATGTGTTCTCCGCCATTTACTCTCCATCCGCTTCCACCAGCACCCAGTCTATCTCTACTTCTTGGCTTTCCTCCCCTCCTCTCTCCCAGA ACAAAGCATCACAACCTGGTAGCAACCAGTTGAAAACTATATGGCAGGCTCCGCCTAGTAATTCGAAAATGCCACCTTTGGAGTCCTTTAAATTAACAAAAGAACTGGTTGGAGAAAGGGCGAAAGACAATGTCATTATTGTCACCTTTGGCAACTTTGCGTTTATGGATTTCATCTTGACTTGGGTTAAACACTTGACGGATCTTGATGTTTCTAATCTTCTTGTTG GTGCTATGGACACCAAACTGTTGGAGGCTTTGTATTGGAAAGGTGTTCCAGTATTTGATATGGGTAGCCATATGAGCACAATAGATGTTGGATGGGGCTCTCCTACATTTCATAAAATGGGGAGAGAGAAAGTATTACTTATAAATGCTATACTTCCTTTTGGTTATGAGCTATTGATGTGTGATACAGACATGGTGTGGCTCAAG GATCCTCTTCCATATCTTGCTCAGTATCCTGATGCTGATATCTTAACTTCAAGTGACCAAGTTGTGCCAACGGTTGTTGATGACAGATTGGCTGACTGGAAACAAG TTGGTGCTGCCTACAATATAGGAATTTTCCACTGGCGGCCGACAGAGCCTGCCATAAAACTGGCAAAAGAATGGAAAGACATGCTTTTAGCTGATGACAAGATATGGGATCAGAATGGTTTTAATGAACTTGCACGCAAGCAGACAGGGCCAGCCATTGATGATGATAGTGGACTTTTTTATGCGTTTGATGGAACTCTCAAGCTGGGAATTCTACCAGAAAGTATATTTTGTAGTGGACACACTTATTTTGTTCAG GCCATGTATGAACAACTTAGGCTGGAGCCGTATGCATTGCACACTACATTCCAGTATGGTGGTACTGAAGGGAAGCGTCATCGGCTGCGGGAGGCCATGGTTTTCTATGATCCACCAGAGTACTATGATGCACCAG GAGGATTCTTGTCATTTAAACCTTCTATTCCGAAGAGCTTGTTATTGGATGGGGAGCATAATCTAGAATCACACTTCTCTCTTATTAATTACCAA ATGAAACAAATAAGGTCAGCACTTGCTATCGCTTCATTGTTGAACCGTACACTG GTTATGCCTCCATTATGGTGCCGATTGGATAGACTATGGTTTTCACATCCTGGAGTTCTGGAGGGGTCAATGACTAGGCAACCTTTTCTCTGCCCTTTAGACCATGTTTTTGAG GTAAATGTTATGTTGAAAGACCTTCCACAAGAGGAATTCGGCCCTGCAATCAACATCAGAGAGTACTCATTTCTCAACAATCCATTATTACCCCAACAA GTAAAAGAGTCATggcttgatgttcagctttgtcAAGAAGGAACTGAAGACTGCCATGCATCAAGTAACACAAGTCGACCAGGTCTTTTAAGATTCCCGAAAAACAGTACTGAAGAAATG TTCAAAACAGTATTCTCTTCATTCAAGGATGTCAAAGTCATCCAATTCTCGTCAATGCAAGGTGCCTTTTATAGTTTCACCGATAAG ACAAGAGAGGAGAAATTCACGAATCGTATGAAGAGGTATGTAGGTATATGGTGCTGTGTAGAAAACCACACTCCTGGACATATATATTACGACATGTATTGGGATGAGAAACCAGGTTGGAAACCTGCCCCACCCCAAACCCCAGAGGAGGATCACCCGCCTTTCTAA
- the LOC107929451 gene encoding arabinosyltransferase XEG113 isoform X1: protein MGGWRNAVQEAAASKPLFLTIYTTIIVGIVATSFYVFSAIYSPSASTSTQSISTSWLSSPPLSQNGGSNFSNNISLPTDKASQPGSNQLKTIWQAPPSNSKMPPLESFKLTKELVGERAKDNVIIVTFGNFAFMDFILTWVKHLTDLDVSNLLVGAMDTKLLEALYWKGVPVFDMGSHMSTIDVGWGSPTFHKMGREKVLLINAILPFGYELLMCDTDMVWLKDPLPYLAQYPDADILTSSDQVVPTVVDDRLADWKQVGAAYNIGIFHWRPTEPAIKLAKEWKDMLLADDKIWDQNGFNELARKQTGPAIDDDSGLFYAFDGTLKLGILPESIFCSGHTYFVQAMYEQLRLEPYALHTTFQYGGTEGKRHRLREAMVFYDPPEYYDAPGGFLSFKPSIPKSLLLDGEHNLESHFSLINYQMKQIRSALAIASLLNRTLVMPPLWCRLDRLWFSHPGVLEGSMTRQPFLCPLDHVFEVNVMLKDLPQEEFGPAINIREYSFLNNPLLPQQVKESWLDVQLCQEGTEDCHASSNTSRPGLLRFPKNSTEEMFKTVFSSFKDVKVIQFSSMQGAFYSFTDKTREEKFTNRMKRYVGIWCCVENHTPGHIYYDMYWDEKPGWKPAPPQTPEEDHPPF, encoded by the exons ATGGGGGGATGGAGAAACGCGGTTCAAGAAGCTGCTGCTTCCAAACCGCTGTTTCTGACGATATACACCACCATTATCGTGGGGATAGTGGCGACTTCTTTTTATGTGTTCTCCGCCATTTACTCTCCATCCGCTTCCACCAGCACCCAGTCTATCTCTACTTCTTGGCTTTCCTCCCCTCCTCTCTCCCAGA ATGGTGGTTCTAATTTCAGTAACAACATTTCTCTACCAACAGACAAAGCATCACAACCTGGTAGCAACCAGTTGAAAACTATATGGCAGGCTCCGCCTAGTAATTCGAAAATGCCACCTTTGGAGTCCTTTAAATTAACAAAAGAACTGGTTGGAGAAAGGGCGAAAGACAATGTCATTATTGTCACCTTTGGCAACTTTGCGTTTATGGATTTCATCTTGACTTGGGTTAAACACTTGACGGATCTTGATGTTTCTAATCTTCTTGTTG GTGCTATGGACACCAAACTGTTGGAGGCTTTGTATTGGAAAGGTGTTCCAGTATTTGATATGGGTAGCCATATGAGCACAATAGATGTTGGATGGGGCTCTCCTACATTTCATAAAATGGGGAGAGAGAAAGTATTACTTATAAATGCTATACTTCCTTTTGGTTATGAGCTATTGATGTGTGATACAGACATGGTGTGGCTCAAG GATCCTCTTCCATATCTTGCTCAGTATCCTGATGCTGATATCTTAACTTCAAGTGACCAAGTTGTGCCAACGGTTGTTGATGACAGATTGGCTGACTGGAAACAAG TTGGTGCTGCCTACAATATAGGAATTTTCCACTGGCGGCCGACAGAGCCTGCCATAAAACTGGCAAAAGAATGGAAAGACATGCTTTTAGCTGATGACAAGATATGGGATCAGAATGGTTTTAATGAACTTGCACGCAAGCAGACAGGGCCAGCCATTGATGATGATAGTGGACTTTTTTATGCGTTTGATGGAACTCTCAAGCTGGGAATTCTACCAGAAAGTATATTTTGTAGTGGACACACTTATTTTGTTCAG GCCATGTATGAACAACTTAGGCTGGAGCCGTATGCATTGCACACTACATTCCAGTATGGTGGTACTGAAGGGAAGCGTCATCGGCTGCGGGAGGCCATGGTTTTCTATGATCCACCAGAGTACTATGATGCACCAG GAGGATTCTTGTCATTTAAACCTTCTATTCCGAAGAGCTTGTTATTGGATGGGGAGCATAATCTAGAATCACACTTCTCTCTTATTAATTACCAA ATGAAACAAATAAGGTCAGCACTTGCTATCGCTTCATTGTTGAACCGTACACTG GTTATGCCTCCATTATGGTGCCGATTGGATAGACTATGGTTTTCACATCCTGGAGTTCTGGAGGGGTCAATGACTAGGCAACCTTTTCTCTGCCCTTTAGACCATGTTTTTGAG GTAAATGTTATGTTGAAAGACCTTCCACAAGAGGAATTCGGCCCTGCAATCAACATCAGAGAGTACTCATTTCTCAACAATCCATTATTACCCCAACAA GTAAAAGAGTCATggcttgatgttcagctttgtcAAGAAGGAACTGAAGACTGCCATGCATCAAGTAACACAAGTCGACCAGGTCTTTTAAGATTCCCGAAAAACAGTACTGAAGAAATG TTCAAAACAGTATTCTCTTCATTCAAGGATGTCAAAGTCATCCAATTCTCGTCAATGCAAGGTGCCTTTTATAGTTTCACCGATAAG ACAAGAGAGGAGAAATTCACGAATCGTATGAAGAGGTATGTAGGTATATGGTGCTGTGTAGAAAACCACACTCCTGGACATATATATTACGACATGTATTGGGATGAGAAACCAGGTTGGAAACCTGCCCCACCCCAAACCCCAGAGGAGGATCACCCGCCTTTCTAA